In a single window of the Thermodesulfobacteriota bacterium genome:
- a CDS encoding carboxymuconolactone decarboxylase family protein, whose amino-acid sequence MSDDRYERGLKNFKEITGDTGEQFIQKLNEISPDFSRYLIEYPFGDVYDRPGLDVKTRELVTLSALAALGYAEPEVKAHIKVALNTGTTREEIIEVFIQISVYAGFPAAINALLAAKEVFNELDENK is encoded by the coding sequence ATGAGCGACGATAGATATGAACGGGGGCTTAAAAACTTCAAAGAAATCACCGGTGATACAGGAGAGCAATTTATCCAGAAATTGAATGAAATCTCACCCGACTTTTCTCGATACCTAATCGAATATCCCTTTGGAGACGTCTATGACCGACCCGGATTGGACGTTAAGACCAGGGAGCTCGTCACACTGTCAGCTCTTGCTGCGCTCGGATATGCAGAACCGGAAGTAAAGGCACATATCAAGGTTGCACTCAACACAGGGACTACGCGCGAGGAAATAATAGAAGTTTTTATTCAAATATCTGTCTATGCCGGCTTTCCAGCTGCGATCAATGCACTCCTTGCCGCAAAAGAAGTATTTAACGAATTGGATGAAAACAAATAA
- a CDS encoding endonuclease domain-containing protein: MTTIRAQALRKNPTDAERKLWAHLRLLQLGGYKFRRQHSLGPYIVDFICIEKKLIIEVDGGQHDDNKFYDSKRDKWLENKGFRVLRFWNNEVLTYIENVKEVIAGELGLE, from the coding sequence ATGACTACAATTAGAGCACAAGCATTAAGAAAAAATCCTACAGACGCAGAAAGAAAATTATGGGCCCATCTTCGACTTCTCCAGCTAGGTGGATATAAGTTCAGAAGACAACACTCTTTAGGACCTTATATCGTCGACTTCATTTGTATTGAGAAAAAATTGATAATTGAAGTTGACGGTGGACAACACGACGATAACAAGTTTTATGATTCGAAACGTGATAAGTGGTTGGAGAACAAAGGCTTTAGAGTATTGAGATTCTGGAATAATGAGGTCTTGACATATATTGAGAATGTAAAGGAAGTCATAGCTGGCGAATTAGGCTTGGAATAA